A single genomic interval of Acidovorax sp. 1608163 harbors:
- the tolA gene encoding cell envelope integrity protein TolA encodes MHAQDDRDQFSPPRPPGRLRAVAMAVLVHAALMGALTLGVNWKTTVDQPAVEAELWSAVPQQAAPADNTPPSPPEPPSPPEPPPRPVPAPPPSPPPPPPRAQDKPDTHEADIAIEREKKRLEQEKRERAEQQERDKRERDRREKLETEKKERLEQERKERLQKEKDKERELKEKQAEQKRAELKKQADEKRKAEEADAKRKADAESDAKRKSEADAKRRADAQAKEMAAQREANLRRMQGLAGATGGENAKGSDKVSSGPSGSYGGKVAAKVKPNIVYPDAISGNPRAVVEVRAAPDGTIVGKKLIQSSGNKAWDDAVLRALDKTETLPRDIDGRVPSSLEIGFRPQD; translated from the coding sequence ATGCACGCTCAAGACGACCGCGATCAGTTTTCGCCCCCCCGGCCACCAGGGCGCCTGCGCGCAGTGGCCATGGCCGTGCTGGTGCACGCCGCACTGATGGGTGCCCTGACCCTGGGCGTGAACTGGAAGACCACAGTGGACCAGCCGGCGGTGGAAGCCGAGTTGTGGTCCGCCGTTCCGCAGCAGGCGGCCCCGGCAGACAACACACCACCTTCGCCCCCCGAGCCACCATCGCCACCAGAGCCCCCTCCAAGGCCGGTGCCTGCGCCCCCTCCTTCACCGCCGCCCCCACCGCCCCGCGCGCAGGACAAGCCTGACACGCACGAAGCAGACATCGCCATCGAACGCGAGAAGAAGCGGCTGGAGCAGGAAAAGCGCGAGCGTGCCGAGCAGCAAGAGCGCGACAAACGTGAACGCGACCGCCGCGAAAAGCTGGAAACGGAAAAGAAGGAACGCCTGGAGCAAGAGCGCAAGGAGCGCCTGCAAAAGGAAAAAGACAAAGAGCGCGAGCTGAAAGAAAAGCAGGCCGAGCAAAAGCGTGCCGAGCTGAAAAAGCAGGCCGACGAAAAACGCAAGGCGGAAGAAGCAGACGCCAAACGCAAGGCCGATGCGGAGTCGGATGCCAAGCGCAAATCAGAAGCCGATGCGAAGCGCCGTGCCGATGCCCAGGCCAAAGAGATGGCGGCCCAGCGCGAAGCCAACTTGCGCCGTATGCAAGGCCTGGCCGGTGCCACTGGCGGTGAGAACGCGAAGGGTAGCGACAAGGTGTCCTCAGGCCCATCGGGCAGCTACGGTGGCAAGGTCGCGGCCAAGGTCAAGCCCAACATCGTGTACCCCGATGCCATTTCGGGCAACCCGCGCGCGGTGGTGGAAGTGCGTGCGGCCCCCGATGGCACCATCGTCGGCAAGAAGCTGATCCAGTCCAGCGGCAACAAGGCCTGGGATGACGCCGTGCTGCGTGCGCTGGACAAGACCGAAACACTGCCGCGTGACATAGATGGGCGCGTCCCCTCGTCGCTGGAAATCGGGTTCCGTCCACAGGACTGA